One window of the Cryptomeria japonica chromosome 7, Sugi_1.0, whole genome shotgun sequence genome contains the following:
- the LOC131030374 gene encoding cytochrome P450 750A1, whose product MASFSFAEAPPMTIGFSVLMVIFFWWVLKRGKKNEKRLPLPPGPFAWPVIGNLHQLGDLPHRSLEELSKKYGSLMFMSLGSVPALVVSSSEMAKQILTTHDLAFGNRPATAAARYVAYGEIDPGMAPYGPYWRHMRKVCVMQLLSAKRVDSFGCVREEETAAGVRSIWDKSMNGMLPCNITAAIAANISAVMWRVLAGTNSAAYSGSGDELGRMVSDVTDMVGAFNVGDFFPSGVWLDQLRGMKRRMTKTHDFFDRVVGKIIEQHEERNAKVGGEKEHVKDLVDVLLDIEKEEPEDENGIKVSREHTKATIFDMFIGGIETTIVTLEWAMSEMIRNPQIAKKLQGEIQSRVDKRRMVRECDLVNMEYLHCVVQETFRLHPAGPLMLPHESREACTVRGYHIPNKTRLVVNVWAMGRDPAVWEDPLKFDPERFMGKNVNGKGRDFNMLPFGAGRRGCPGAYLATQNINLVLAQLMHCFDWKLEGNEDPSCLDMTETFRTSIPRKVNLFAIPTLKVDMGS is encoded by the exons ATGGCCTCCTTTTCATTTGCAGAAGCACCTCCCATGACAATTGGATTCTCAGTGTTAATGGTAATTTTCTTCTGGTGGGTActaaagagaggaaagaaaaatgaaaagagaTTGCCATTACCACCTGGGCCATTCGCATGGCCTGTGATAGGAAATCTCCATCAGCTCGGAGATCTGCCCCACCGTTCTCTGGAAGAGCTCTCAAAAAAATATGGGTCTTTGATGTTTATGAGTCTCGGCTCTGTTCCCGCCCTCGTCGTCTCCTCTTCGGAAATGGCGAAGCAGATCTTGACAACACACGACCTGGCGTTCGGGAACAGACCCGCAACGGCGGCCGCAAGATACGTAGCATACGGAGAGATTGATCCAGGTATGGCCCCGTACGGACCCTACTGGCGGCACATGCGAAAAGTCTGCGTCATGCAATTGCTTAGTGCCAAGAGAGTCGACTCCTTTGGCTGCGTGCGAGAGGAAGAGACGGCTGCGGGCGTGCGTTCCATTTGGGACAAGAGTATGAACGGCATGCTGCCTTGCAACATCACAGCCGCCATTGCCGCCAACATTTCCGCCGTCATGTGGAGGGTTTTGGCGGGCACAAACTCTGCTGCCTATTCTGGGAGCGGCGATGAGCTTGGTAGGATGGTGAGCGACGTGACTGATATGGTTGGGGCTTTTAATGTTGGCGACTTCTTTCCTAGTGGAGTCTGGCTTGACCAGCTGAGAGGCATGAAGCGTCGAATGACAAAGACTCATGACTTCTTTGATCGAGTGGTGGGGAAAATTATAGAGCAGCATGAGGAGCGGAATGCTAAAGTGGGTGGGGAAAAAGAGCATGTCAAAGACTTGGTTGATGTACTTCTAGATATTGAGAAGGAAGAGCCTGaggatgagaatggtatcaaggtcAGCCGAGAACACACCAAGGCAACTATTTTC GACATGTTTATTGGTGGAATTGAGACAACAATTGTTACATTAGAATGGGCGATGAGTGAAATGATAAGAAACCCTCAAATAGCCAAGAAGTTGCAAGGAGAAATTCAGTCTAGAGTAGATAAACGTCGCATGGTAAGGGAGTGTGATTTAGTAAATATGGAGTACCTTCACTGTGTGGTCCAAGAGACATTCCGTTTACATCCTGCGGGGCCTCTGATGTTGCCCCATGAGTCTAGAGAAGCTTGCACTGTTCGTGGCTACCACATACCTAACAAAACAAGGCTTGTGGTTAATGTATGGGCAATGGGAAGAGATCCAGCTGTATGGGAGGATCCCCTAAAATTCGATCCCGAAAGGTTTATGGGAAAGAATGTAAATGGAAAAGGTCGAGATTTCAACATGCTCCCATTTGGTGCTGGAAGGAGAGGTTGTCCTGGAGCTTACCTTGCCACTCAGAACATCAATCTTGTTTTGGCTCAACTCATGCATTGCTTTGATTGGAAACTTGAAGGTAATGAAGATCCATCATGTTTGGATATGACTGAAACGTTCAGAACTAGCATCCCTCGAAAAGTGAATCTTTTTGCTATTCCCACCTTGAAAGTAGATATGGGTTCTTAG